From one Oncorhynchus tshawytscha isolate Ot180627B unplaced genomic scaffold, Otsh_v2.0 Un_contig_5856_pilon_pilon, whole genome shotgun sequence genomic stretch:
- the LOC112239633 gene encoding protein mono-ADP-ribosyltransferase PARP14-like, whose translation MLDALVEVVAKKSVNTLRLVRIVIFQTAMLTDFYNSMLKKENTDVQEEEDTDAQEAVTDLQDEGTIFTRSKGNKPQKPERFVFMDKEVDPACFHICGDSQAKVDEAKQWVKDLILKEQDSSIITDDDIINLTTSDRQHISNMINTIGVRVEQESSQDKLTMEGITKDVLKVTNEIQKMLQRIRSEEELSRSAELASTVVEWQYQQQGGQYQSFDLIHNFHLEQANETKKQHVEVTIQGRMYKVTLPNGPATDNHGNSLDIRHIDKEAHDSLPQYWDTMTDNSLCQSFPIQPGTSEHDEVLGLFQEPLSMMRS comes from the exons ATGTTGGATGCACTAGTGGAAGTGGTGGCCAAGAAGTCAGTGAACACCTTGAGGCTGGTCCGGATTGTCATCTTTCAGACTGCCATGCTGACTGACTTTTACAACAGTATGCTGAAGAAGGAAAACACAGATGTTCAGGAAGAGGAGGACACTGATGCACAGGAGGCAGTCACTGACCTTCAAGATGAAGGCA CAATTTTCACTAGGAGTAAAGGTAATAAGCCACAAAAGCCTGAGAGATTTGTCTTCATGGATAAAGAAGTGGATCCGGCTTGCTTCCACATCTGTGGGGATTCTCAGGCTAAAGTAGATGAAGCTAAGCAGTGGGTCAAGGACCTGATCTTGAAGGAGCAAGACAGCTCCATCATCACTGACGATGATATCATCAACTTAACCACTTCTGACCGCCAGCACATTAGTAACATGATCAACACCATTGGAGTGAGAGTGGAACAGGAGTCATCTCAAGACAAGCTGACTATGGAGGGCATCACCAAAGATGTGCTCAAAGTTACTAATGAAATCCAGAAGATGCTCCAAAGGATCCGTAGTGAAGAGGAACTCAGTAGGAGTGCTGAGCTAGCCAGCACCGTGGTGGAATGGCAGTACCAGCAGCAGGGAGGGCAGTACCAAAGCTTTGACCTCATCCATAACTTCCATCTGGAGCAGGCAAATGAGACCAAGAAGCAGCATGTGGAGGTCACTATCCAAGGTCGGATGTACAAGGTCACCCTGCCAAATGGGCCTGCGACAGATAACCATGGCAACAGCCTCGATATCAGACACATTGACAAAGAAG CTCATGACAGTCTTCCTCAGTATTGGGATACCATGACAGACAACTCTTTATGCCAGTCCTTCCCCATCCAGCCAGGAACCTCTGAGCATGATGAGGTCCTAGGCCTGTTTCAGGAACCTCTGAGCATGATGAGGTCCTAG